In Zea mays cultivar B73 chromosome 7, Zm-B73-REFERENCE-NAM-5.0, whole genome shotgun sequence, the following proteins share a genomic window:
- the LOC100193770 gene encoding cinnamoyl-CoA reductase 1-like isoform X1 → MSTGRTEEAAGSAETACVTGAGGYIASWLVKLLLSRGYTVHGTVRDLSDNKTAHLKRLENASENLKLFKADVLDYDAMAGAVAGCQGVFHVATPVPSGKITDPEREMLGPAVTGTINALKAASAANARRVVVVSSMVAVEINPKDWPRDKIKDENCWSDKEFCRNEENWYSVAKISSEEAALEYAKQTGLDVVTVNPAVVFGPLLQPTLNTSCQFLVYFLKGGPDRMRDKLWHIVDVRDTADALLLVYETPQASGRHICAPHFISARDLLELLKTMESIYDMEHPAPMTSDKLKKLGWKVRPLKETIAETVEFCQHAGFLEDVEGFRFPPLYNII, encoded by the exons ATGTCCACCGGACGCACAGAGGAGGCCGCCGGGAGCGCGGAGACGGCGTGCGTGACGGGCGCCGGCGGGTACATCGCCTCGTGGCTCGTCAAGCTCCTCCTCTCCCGTGGCTACACCGTCCACGGCACCGTCCGCGACCTCA GTGACAATAAAACCGCTCATCTGAAGCGGTTAGAGAATGCTTCCGAAAACCTCAAGCTTTTCAAGGCTGATGTCCTTGACTACGACGCTATGGCGGGTGCAGTCGCAGGGTGCCAGGGAGTCTTTCATGTCGCCACTCCTGTGCCTTCAGGGAAGATCACCGATCCAGAG CGAGAGATGCTGGGTCCTGCTGTTACCGGCACCATAAACGCACTCAAGGCTGCGTCTGCTGCAAATGCTCGTCGAGTGGTCGTCGTTTCATCCATGGTTGCCGTTGAGATCAACCCGAAAGACTGGCCCAGAGACAAGATCAAAGATGAGAACTGCTGGTCAGATAAAGAGTTCTGCAGGAACGAAGAG AACTGGTATTCTGTCGCCAAGATCTCGTCAGAAGAGGCCGCACTTGAATACGCGAAGCAGACCGGGCTGGATGTTGTGACGGTCAATCCAGCTGTGGTCTTTGGCCCTCTTCTGCAGCCGACGCTCAACACGAGCTGCCAGTTCCTCGTCTACTTCCTGAAAG GAGGACCTGATCGAATGAGGGACAAGCTTTGGCACATCGTCGACGTCAGGGACACTGCCGATGCTCTCCTGCTTGTGTACGAGACACCACAAGCCTCCGGCAGGCACATCTGCGCTCCTCATTTCATCAGCGCGCGTGACCTGCTGGAGCTGCTGAAGACGAT GGAGAGCATCTACGACATGGAGCACCCAGCTCCAATGACGTCCGACAAGCTCAAGAAACTGGGATGGAAGGTCAGGCCGCTGAAGGAAACAATTGCGGAAACCGTTGAGTTCTGCCAGCATGCTGGGTTTCTCGAGGACGTGGAGGGATTCCGTTTTCCTCCCCTGTACAACATAATCTAG
- the LOC100193770 gene encoding Cinnamoyl-CoA reductase 1-like — protein sequence MSTGRTEEAAGSAETACVTGAGGYIASWLVKLLLSRGYTVHGTVRDLSDNKTAHLKRLENASENLKLFKADVLDYDAMAGAVAGCQGVFHVATPVPSGKITDPEREMLGPAVTGTINALKAASAANARRVVVVSSMVAVEINPKDWPRDKIKDENCWSDKEFCRNEENWYSVAKISSEEAALEYAKQTGLDVVTVNPAVVFGPLLQPTLNTSCQFLVYFLKGGPDRMRDKLWHIVDVRDTADALLLVYETPQASGRHICAPHFISARDLLELLKTMYPDDYPFISKESIYDMEHPAPMTSDKLKKLGWKVRPLKETIAETVEFCQHAGFLEDVEGFRFPPLYNII from the exons ATGTCCACCGGACGCACAGAGGAGGCCGCCGGGAGCGCGGAGACGGCGTGCGTGACGGGCGCCGGCGGGTACATCGCCTCGTGGCTCGTCAAGCTCCTCCTCTCCCGTGGCTACACCGTCCACGGCACCGTCCGCGACCTCA GTGACAATAAAACCGCTCATCTGAAGCGGTTAGAGAATGCTTCCGAAAACCTCAAGCTTTTCAAGGCTGATGTCCTTGACTACGACGCTATGGCGGGTGCAGTCGCAGGGTGCCAGGGAGTCTTTCATGTCGCCACTCCTGTGCCTTCAGGGAAGATCACCGATCCAGAG CGAGAGATGCTGGGTCCTGCTGTTACCGGCACCATAAACGCACTCAAGGCTGCGTCTGCTGCAAATGCTCGTCGAGTGGTCGTCGTTTCATCCATGGTTGCCGTTGAGATCAACCCGAAAGACTGGCCCAGAGACAAGATCAAAGATGAGAACTGCTGGTCAGATAAAGAGTTCTGCAGGAACGAAGAG AACTGGTATTCTGTCGCCAAGATCTCGTCAGAAGAGGCCGCACTTGAATACGCGAAGCAGACCGGGCTGGATGTTGTGACGGTCAATCCAGCTGTGGTCTTTGGCCCTCTTCTGCAGCCGACGCTCAACACGAGCTGCCAGTTCCTCGTCTACTTCCTGAAAG GAGGACCTGATCGAATGAGGGACAAGCTTTGGCACATCGTCGACGTCAGGGACACTGCCGATGCTCTCCTGCTTGTGTACGAGACACCACAAGCCTCCGGCAGGCACATCTGCGCTCCTCATTTCATCAGCGCGCGTGACCTGCTGGAGCTGCTGAAGACGATGTACCCTGATGATTACCCTTTCATTAGCAA GGAGAGCATCTACGACATGGAGCACCCAGCTCCAATGACGTCCGACAAGCTCAAGAAACTGGGATGGAAGGTCAGGCCGCTGAAGGAAACAATTGCGGAAACCGTTGAGTTCTGCCAGCATGCTGGGTTTCTCGAGGACGTGGAGGGATTCCGTTTTCCTCCCCTGTACAACATAATCTAG